Proteins encoded within one genomic window of Mesorhizobium sp. AR10:
- the ftsZ gene encoding cell division protein FtsZ: protein MNTATRPEISEMRPKITVVGIGGGGGNAVNNMIAEGLQGAEFIVANTDAQALTMSKASRLIQLGAHITEGLGAGSLPEVGRAAAVESIDEIMDHLAGTHMCFVTAGMGGGTGTGAAPVIAQAARAAGILTVAVVTKPFTFEGKRRMQSAEEGIERLRECADTVIVIPNQNLFRIADAKTTFADAFVMADRVLYSGVGCITDLIVKEGLINLDFADVKSVMRDMGRAMMGTGEATGDGRAKRAAEAAIANPLLDEASMIGAKGVLVSISGGMDMTLFEVDEAATRIREEVDADADIIVGAIFDRALAGKFRVSVVATGLRRGLEIPLLAGSEMRVN, encoded by the coding sequence ATGAACACCGCGACGAGGCCGGAAATCTCAGAAATGCGGCCGAAGATAACGGTCGTCGGGATCGGTGGCGGTGGCGGCAATGCCGTCAACAACATGATCGCCGAGGGCCTGCAGGGCGCGGAATTCATCGTCGCCAACACCGATGCCCAGGCACTCACCATGTCGAAGGCCTCGCGGCTGATCCAGTTGGGAGCTCACATCACGGAAGGTCTGGGCGCCGGCTCCCTGCCCGAGGTCGGCCGCGCCGCAGCCGTGGAATCGATCGACGAGATCATGGACCATCTGGCGGGAACGCATATGTGTTTCGTGACCGCCGGCATGGGGGGCGGAACCGGAACGGGTGCTGCGCCTGTTATCGCGCAGGCCGCGCGGGCAGCGGGAATTCTGACGGTGGCTGTAGTCACCAAGCCATTCACCTTCGAGGGAAAACGCCGGATGCAATCGGCCGAAGAGGGCATCGAGCGACTTCGCGAATGCGCCGATACGGTAATCGTCATCCCGAACCAGAACCTGTTCAGGATCGCCGATGCCAAGACGACATTCGCGGACGCGTTCGTCATGGCGGACCGCGTCCTCTATTCGGGCGTCGGCTGCATCACCGATCTCATCGTCAAGGAAGGGCTGATCAATCTCGACTTCGCCGATGTGAAGTCGGTGATGCGCGACATGGGCCGCGCGATGATGGGAACCGGCGAAGCCACTGGCGATGGTCGCGCCAAGAGGGCTGCCGAAGCAGCAATCGCAAACCCGCTTCTCGACGAAGCGTCCATGATTGGTGCCAAGGGCGTCCTGGTCTCGATCTCGGGCGGTATGGATATGACATTGTTCGAAGTCGACGAGGCCGCCACCCGCATACGCGAGGAGGTCGATGCCGATGCGGACATCATCGTCGGCGCCATATTTGACCGGGCACTGGCCGGAAAATTCAGGGTGTCTGTGGTTGCGACGGGATTGCGGCGGGGACTTGAGATACCGCTGCTGGCGGGATCAGAAATGCGCGTGAATTGA
- a CDS encoding acetolactate synthase large subunit, whose protein sequence is MYKGSDLLVAALENEGVDRIFGIPGEENLDVVESIRKSSIQLILTRHEQAAAFMAATYGRLTGRPGVCITTLGPGALNLTTGAAYALLGAMPMIMITGQKGIRSSRQARFQIVDIVAAMKPLTKLSRQIISPKTIPAVVREAFRIAEEERPGPVHLELPEDIAAEACEQPVLIPPHPVELPLASPFALDRAAQMIMQAQRPLAMLGAAASRPRSTSDLAQFVLRTGIPYFTTQMGKGTVPGGTELYMGTAALSERDYVHEAIERADLIITIGHDTIEKPPFIMGAGGPKVIHVSYQPANVEQVYFPQTEVVGDIGPSLRLLADRVEGKIPNAQALLPLREGILNRIAARATEDLFTPQRLVHDVRAVMPADGILALDNGMYKIWFARNYRTRVANTLLLDNALATMGAGLPSAMTAAMLYPERRVMAVCGDGGFMMNSQGLETAVRLGLNLVVLIIEDNAFGMIRWKQAVDQFPDFGMTFGNPDFVKYAEAYGAKGTRVDAIGELRSSLEKAFAGGGVHLVVVPIDYSENKRVLVDELSMRLPAARET, encoded by the coding sequence ATGTACAAGGGTTCTGACCTGCTCGTCGCCGCACTCGAGAATGAGGGCGTCGATCGCATCTTCGGGATTCCGGGCGAAGAAAACCTGGACGTCGTCGAATCCATTCGCAAATCGTCGATCCAGCTCATCCTGACCCGCCATGAGCAGGCGGCGGCGTTCATGGCGGCCACTTACGGAAGGCTCACCGGCAGACCCGGGGTTTGCATCACCACGCTCGGGCCCGGTGCCCTGAACCTGACGACTGGTGCGGCCTATGCGCTGCTTGGCGCGATGCCGATGATCATGATCACCGGGCAGAAGGGTATCCGGTCGTCGCGCCAGGCGCGCTTCCAGATTGTTGACATCGTCGCCGCGATGAAGCCGCTGACCAAGCTTTCACGCCAGATCATCTCGCCTAAGACGATCCCGGCCGTGGTACGCGAAGCGTTCCGCATTGCCGAGGAGGAGCGTCCGGGGCCGGTGCATCTGGAACTACCCGAAGACATCGCGGCCGAGGCATGCGAGCAACCGGTGCTGATACCGCCGCACCCGGTCGAACTCCCTCTGGCGAGCCCGTTCGCCCTCGACCGCGCTGCGCAAATGATCATGCAAGCCCAGCGTCCGCTGGCGATGCTCGGTGCCGCCGCCTCGCGGCCGCGCTCGACCTCCGATCTCGCCCAGTTCGTGCTGCGAACCGGCATCCCCTATTTCACCACGCAGATGGGCAAAGGCACGGTGCCTGGCGGAACCGAGCTTTACATGGGCACGGCGGCACTCTCCGAGCGCGACTATGTGCACGAGGCCATAGAACGAGCCGACCTCATCATCACCATCGGCCACGACACAATCGAGAAGCCGCCCTTCATCATGGGCGCCGGCGGGCCGAAGGTAATCCATGTCAGCTACCAACCCGCCAATGTCGAGCAGGTCTATTTTCCGCAGACGGAGGTTGTTGGCGACATTGGCCCTTCGCTCAGGCTGCTGGCGGATCGCGTCGAAGGCAAGATCCCCAACGCGCAAGCCCTGTTGCCGCTGCGCGAAGGCATTTTGAACCGGATTGCCGCACGCGCGACGGAAGACCTCTTCACGCCGCAGCGCCTTGTCCATGACGTGCGCGCGGTCATGCCGGCAGACGGTATTTTGGCCCTCGACAACGGCATGTACAAGATCTGGTTTGCGCGCAACTACCGCACACGTGTCGCCAACACGCTCCTGCTCGACAACGCCCTGGCGACCATGGGTGCGGGCCTGCCGTCAGCGATGACGGCCGCCATGCTGTACCCCGAGCGCCGCGTCATGGCCGTCTGCGGCGACGGCGGCTTCATGATGAACAGCCAGGGGCTGGAAACCGCCGTCAGGCTCGGGCTCAACCTGGTCGTCCTGATCATCGAGGACAACGCCTTCGGCATGATCCGCTGGAAGCAGGCGGTCGACCAGTTTCCCGATTTCGGCATGACCTTCGGCAACCCTGACTTCGTCAAGTACGCCGAGGCCTATGGCGCCAAGGGAACGAGGGTCGACGCCATCGGTGAACTCCGATCCTCTCTGGAGAAGGCATTCGCTGGCGGCGGCGTCCATCTTGTCGTCGTCCCCATCGACTATTCGGAAAACAAGCGCGTCCTTGTCGATGAACTGAGCATGCGACTGCCGGCGGCACGGGAGACATGA
- a CDS encoding FGGY-family carbohydrate kinase: MPCLLGIDNGLTVTKAVIFDADGTQLSVARRRVPQSMPQARWVERDMAGLWQATADAIREAIALCCRSADDIKAVAATAHGDGVYLLDKDRRPLGSGILSLDSRAGEIVDKWSAGSIFGDALALTGQAPHVSAPSALLAWIKQNDPDRYGRIGHVLACKDWLRFCLTGTIGTDRTEASTSFTDFRTQAFAPEAMRIFGLDGLFDALPPVAHSADIVGHVTAEAAEMTGLSKGTPVACGLHDVTASALGMGGHEESTLSIVAGTYSINEVVSSEPRVDPRWFCRNAIDAGRWNNMAISPASTANYDWFLDTFCRSEQDKTDADGGSIHELLAAEIDAALKRPSTILFHPYLFGSPYGEIASGSFVGLHGWHTRGDMLKAVLEGIVFNHRTHVEALRDGFAVSEIRLTGGGSRNPAFVQMFADVLNAPVTITSTDEAAALGAALCAGAAVGLFETPQQGARQVGMTVRQYQPVPASSAVFNERFALYCRIAEQLKSQWPEIERLSRPDTRGNA, encoded by the coding sequence ATGCCCTGCCTGCTCGGAATCGACAACGGCCTGACAGTTACCAAGGCGGTGATCTTTGATGCCGACGGCACGCAACTGTCGGTGGCGCGGCGGCGGGTGCCGCAATCGATGCCGCAGGCGCGCTGGGTCGAGCGCGACATGGCAGGTCTCTGGCAAGCCACCGCCGACGCCATCCGCGAGGCGATCGCGCTGTGCTGTCGGTCGGCTGACGATATCAAAGCAGTGGCGGCGACCGCGCATGGCGACGGGGTGTATCTGCTCGACAAGGACCGCCGGCCGTTGGGGTCCGGCATATTGTCGCTCGACAGCCGTGCGGGCGAAATTGTCGACAAATGGTCTGCAGGTTCCATCTTCGGCGACGCGCTCGCGCTGACTGGCCAGGCGCCGCATGTTTCGGCGCCATCGGCGCTGCTGGCTTGGATCAAGCAGAACGATCCCGACCGCTATGGGCGCATCGGTCACGTGCTGGCCTGCAAGGATTGGCTGCGCTTTTGCCTGACCGGCACGATCGGCACCGACCGGACGGAGGCCAGCACCTCATTCACGGATTTCCGCACGCAAGCCTTCGCGCCGGAAGCGATGCGCATCTTCGGACTGGACGGCCTTTTCGATGCGCTGCCGCCGGTAGCGCATTCGGCCGACATCGTCGGGCACGTCACCGCCGAGGCTGCCGAAATGACCGGCCTTAGCAAAGGCACGCCCGTTGCCTGCGGCCTGCATGACGTAACCGCCTCCGCACTTGGCATGGGCGGCCACGAGGAAAGCACGCTCAGCATCGTCGCCGGCACCTATTCCATCAACGAAGTCGTTTCGTCAGAGCCGCGCGTCGACCCGCGCTGGTTCTGCCGCAACGCTATCGACGCCGGTCGCTGGAACAACATGGCGATCTCTCCGGCCTCGACCGCGAACTACGACTGGTTTCTCGACACGTTCTGCCGCTCGGAACAGGACAAGACAGACGCCGATGGCGGCTCCATCCACGAGCTGTTGGCAGCAGAGATCGACGCGGCGCTGAAGAGGCCTTCGACCATCTTGTTTCATCCCTATCTGTTCGGCTCTCCCTATGGCGAAATTGCCAGCGGCAGCTTTGTCGGCCTTCACGGCTGGCACACTCGCGGCGATATGCTGAAGGCGGTTCTGGAAGGCATTGTCTTCAATCACCGCACCCATGTCGAAGCCTTGCGCGACGGCTTTGCTGTCAGCGAGATCCGCCTCACCGGCGGCGGTTCGCGCAACCCGGCCTTCGTCCAGATGTTTGCCGATGTGCTGAATGCCCCGGTCACCATCACTTCGACCGACGAGGCCGCCGCCTTGGGTGCAGCCCTTTGCGCCGGCGCTGCGGTCGGCCTGTTCGAAACGCCGCAACAAGGCGCCAGGCAGGTCGGCATGACGGTGCGCCAGTATCAACCAGTGCCTGCCTCCAGTGCTGTGTTCAACGAGCGGTTTGCCCTCTATTGCCGCATCGCCGAGCAGCTGAAGTCGCAATGGCCGGAGATCGAAAGACTGTCGCGGCCGGACACGAGGGGAAACGCATGA
- a CDS encoding DeoR/GlpR family DNA-binding transcription regulator → MIKADERREEIAEYVIKLGQVRIDDLVEHFGVSRMTIHRHIDRLAQQGVLRKLHGAVTVQPSGLYESAFRYRVTVNRAEKDALARAAMDYVEAGQVVMLDDSSTANAVATLLLDVKPLTVITNSVATAALLTNVDDIDFICLGGQYHSTYNAYIGIVCENAVAQLRANVLICSASAITGTTSFIQDPNVVRVKQAMMAASVKRVLLVDHAKFDRIALHVFDDLTSFDAVLTTEGLGDVQAQNLERAGVKLRIVKTTAQ, encoded by the coding sequence ATGATCAAGGCCGACGAACGACGCGAAGAGATCGCCGAATATGTGATCAAGCTCGGCCAGGTGCGCATCGACGATCTGGTCGAGCATTTTGGCGTATCGCGCATGACTATTCACCGGCATATCGACCGGCTGGCGCAGCAGGGCGTGTTGCGCAAGCTGCACGGCGCGGTGACGGTCCAGCCGTCCGGTCTCTATGAAAGCGCCTTCCGCTACCGGGTGACGGTCAACAGGGCTGAGAAGGATGCGTTGGCGCGGGCGGCGATGGACTATGTCGAAGCTGGCCAGGTGGTCATGCTGGACGATTCATCTACGGCAAACGCCGTTGCCACGCTGCTGCTCGACGTCAAGCCGCTGACGGTCATCACCAACAGCGTGGCGACGGCTGCGCTGCTGACCAATGTCGACGACATCGACTTCATCTGTCTGGGCGGCCAGTATCACAGCACCTACAATGCCTATATCGGCATCGTCTGCGAGAACGCCGTGGCGCAACTGCGCGCCAATGTGCTGATCTGCTCGGCTTCGGCCATCACCGGAACCACGTCCTTCATCCAGGATCCGAATGTCGTACGGGTCAAGCAGGCGATGATGGCCGCTTCGGTCAAGCGCGTCCTGCTGGTCGACCATGCGAAGTTCGACAGGATCGCACTGCATGTCTTCGACGATTTGACCAGTTTCGATGCCGTGCTGACGACCGAGGGCCTGGGTGACGTGCAGGCGCAGAATCTCGAACGAGCCGGCGTAAAATTGCGCATCGTCAAGACGACGGCACAATGA
- a CDS encoding glycerol-3-phosphate dehydrogenase/oxidase, with amino-acid sequence MSSSDGAGVENPAGRLAAMAATGEVDVVILGAGVNGAGLFRDLCAQGVSCLIVDKADFGSGTSAAPSRLIHGGLKYLETGEFGLVAQSTLERNLLLKNAPHYVSPLPTVIPIFSWSKGMLAALRTLFGSTSAPRSRGAILIKIGLMIYDFYGSRNQVMPRHRMVGRRQALSEMPALNPSIVATGTYYDATISQPERLVLELILDGLQANAASASANYTALVASANGMLTFQPTGQPGNGGAFSVRPKLVVNAAGPWIDDVNALLGAPSKMIGGTKGSHILLKHDELVGSLAGRMLYFEADDGRICLVYDYLGLALVGSTDIKADNPDEVRCEPDEVDYLLESVRTLLPGMAFGREQIVYAYSGIRPLPASDASVPGLISRDHSAPITEPDGNRPFAVISLVGGKWTTFRGFAEEVANTVLERLQRSRKVTTQSMPIGGGKDFPVDAVARASWLARAGAETGASEGRLDQLLSRYGTRAMQIAKHGSNGEGHLPDSDSYGKSEIDYIVRNEFVEHLTDIVMRRSTLAIGGSLTSRNLQEIAAIAGRALDWSTARIAQEVEAAVDELEGRNLMRLG; translated from the coding sequence ATGAGTTCATCTGACGGAGCAGGGGTGGAAAACCCCGCCGGGCGTCTCGCCGCGATGGCTGCGACCGGCGAGGTCGACGTCGTCATTCTTGGCGCCGGTGTCAACGGGGCGGGCCTGTTTCGCGATCTGTGCGCGCAAGGCGTCAGCTGCCTGATCGTAGACAAGGCCGATTTCGGCTCGGGCACAAGTGCCGCGCCGTCGCGGCTCATCCATGGCGGCCTCAAATATCTCGAAACCGGCGAGTTCGGGCTGGTGGCGCAGTCGACGCTCGAACGCAACCTGCTTTTGAAAAACGCGCCGCACTATGTCAGCCCGCTGCCGACTGTCATCCCGATCTTCTCCTGGAGCAAGGGCATGCTGGCGGCGCTGCGAACGCTGTTCGGCTCGACCAGCGCGCCGCGCAGTCGTGGCGCCATCCTGATCAAGATCGGCCTGATGATCTATGATTTCTACGGCTCGCGAAACCAGGTCATGCCACGCCATCGGATGGTCGGGCGGCGGCAGGCGCTCAGTGAGATGCCGGCGCTGAACCCTTCGATCGTCGCTACCGGCACCTACTACGATGCCACGATCAGCCAGCCCGAAAGGCTGGTGCTCGAACTGATCCTCGACGGGCTGCAGGCCAATGCAGCGTCCGCCAGCGCGAACTACACGGCGCTGGTTGCGTCAGCCAATGGCATGCTGACCTTCCAACCAACCGGACAACCGGGAAATGGCGGCGCATTCTCGGTGCGGCCGAAGCTGGTGGTCAATGCCGCTGGTCCATGGATCGACGACGTCAACGCGTTGCTTGGTGCGCCGTCCAAGATGATCGGCGGCACCAAGGGCTCGCACATCCTGCTGAAGCATGACGAGCTGGTCGGAAGCCTGGCTGGGCGTATGCTTTATTTCGAGGCCGATGATGGTCGCATCTGCCTGGTCTACGACTATCTCGGCCTGGCGCTGGTCGGCTCGACCGACATCAAGGCTGACAATCCGGACGAGGTCCGCTGCGAACCGGACGAAGTCGATTATCTGCTCGAGAGTGTGCGGACGCTTTTGCCCGGCATGGCGTTCGGGCGCGAGCAGATCGTCTATGCCTATAGCGGCATCAGGCCGTTGCCGGCCTCGGATGCATCGGTGCCTGGGTTGATCAGCCGCGATCATTCGGCGCCGATCACCGAGCCGGACGGCAATAGGCCCTTCGCGGTTATCTCGCTGGTCGGTGGCAAGTGGACGACATTCCGCGGCTTTGCCGAGGAAGTCGCCAACACCGTGCTCGAGCGTCTGCAGCGCAGCCGCAAGGTGACGACGCAATCGATGCCGATCGGCGGCGGCAAGGACTTTCCAGTCGACGCTGTAGCGCGTGCAAGCTGGCTGGCCCGGGCTGGGGCGGAGACGGGCGCCTCGGAAGGACGCCTCGACCAATTGCTGTCGCGCTACGGGACCAGAGCCATGCAGATCGCCAAGCATGGGTCGAATGGTGAGGGCCACCTGCCGGACTCGGACAGCTATGGAAAGTCGGAGATCGACTACATCGTGCGCAACGAATTCGTCGAACATCTGACTGATATCGTCATGCGCCGCAGCACGCTGGCGATAGGCGGGTCCCTGACAAGCCGCAACTTGCAGGAGATTGCTGCGATCGCCGGGCGGGCGCTGGACTGGAGCACTGCGCGCATTGCGCAGGAAGTCGAAGCCGCTGTTGATGAGCTCGAGGGCAGGAACCTGATGCGGCTGGGCTGA
- a CDS encoding sugar-binding transcriptional regulator — MKSGGTANRDHESSLATRAAWLHYAGGLTQAQVAKRLGLTSLKAHRLITKANQEGLVRVFIDGDVAECVDLEQRLTAAYGLDYCEVVPDLDQDELPLKGLGIAGAQFLKREIDRDEEMLIGVGHGRTLAASVEYLTRTAAAHIRFVSLLGGVTRKFAANPHDVIHRLAERTGAQAYVMPVPFVANTVEDREVLLGQRGISDVFELASRSDLMFVGIGTAEREASLVATGMIEPSEIDEVKRDGGVGELLAHFFDDKGRPVETALSERILALPRDQLKGRRIVAVAGGKVKVRAIKAVLESRYLSGLITDECTARGLVEQSRLDGASGATKRLVNGGSANA, encoded by the coding sequence TTGAAATCCGGCGGAACCGCGAACCGCGACCACGAGTCCAGCCTCGCCACGCGCGCGGCCTGGCTTCACTATGCCGGAGGTCTCACACAGGCCCAGGTGGCCAAGCGGCTTGGCCTGACCAGCCTCAAGGCACACCGGCTCATCACCAAGGCCAACCAGGAGGGCCTGGTCAGGGTCTTCATCGACGGCGATGTCGCCGAATGCGTCGACCTGGAGCAGCGCCTGACCGCTGCCTACGGGCTCGACTATTGCGAGGTGGTTCCCGATCTCGATCAGGACGAGCTGCCGTTGAAGGGGCTGGGAATCGCCGGCGCCCAGTTCCTGAAGCGCGAAATCGATCGTGACGAAGAGATGCTGATCGGCGTCGGCCATGGCCGCACCCTTGCTGCCAGCGTCGAATATCTGACGCGCACGGCCGCCGCCCACATCCGTTTCGTGTCGCTGCTTGGCGGCGTGACGCGCAAATTCGCAGCCAATCCGCACGACGTCATTCATCGTCTGGCCGAGCGGACCGGCGCGCAGGCCTATGTCATGCCGGTGCCTTTTGTCGCCAACACCGTGGAGGACCGTGAGGTGCTGCTTGGCCAGCGCGGCATCAGCGATGTCTTCGAACTCGCCAGCCGGTCCGACCTGATGTTCGTGGGAATAGGCACGGCCGAGCGGGAAGCGTCGCTGGTCGCCACGGGCATGATCGAGCCTTCCGAAATCGACGAGGTCAAGCGCGACGGCGGCGTTGGCGAACTGCTTGCGCATTTCTTCGACGATAAGGGACGCCCGGTCGAAACGGCGCTGTCGGAAAGAATACTGGCGCTTCCGCGTGATCAGTTGAAGGGCCGCAGGATCGTGGCCGTGGCCGGTGGCAAGGTGAAAGTACGGGCCATCAAGGCGGTACTGGAAAGCCGGTATCTAAGCGGCCTGATCACCGACGAATGCACTGCCCGCGGGCTCGTCGAGCAGAGCCGGCTCGACGGCGCATCCGGTGCAACGAAACGCCTGGTGAACGGAGGATCGGCGAATGCATGA
- a CDS encoding DUF2291 family protein yields MSAKVTTTSPRPTSPGLRRALAGAAVLVLLGAMALDTKVVKIGSAGDVRNAVFSAADYGKSEFPKVQADVEARAADAVTVATAIAKDRATAEKEYGVPAGVGPVISVKFTGVVGEGKSGIYKLAVDGLPDTLTVRVQTGPAINGTELRDATGKITFGQFTNQIEYQDAGSALNNEMKKEVLAKVDTSTLTGKTIAVVGAFKLVNPKSWLVTPVRLDVK; encoded by the coding sequence ATGAGCGCGAAGGTTACCACCACATCGCCCCGGCCGACCTCGCCGGGCTTACGCCGCGCACTTGCCGGCGCTGCGGTTCTGGTTCTGCTTGGCGCCATGGCGCTCGACACCAAGGTCGTCAAGATCGGCTCCGCGGGCGACGTTCGAAACGCTGTCTTTTCCGCAGCCGACTACGGCAAGTCGGAGTTTCCCAAGGTGCAGGCCGATGTCGAGGCGCGCGCCGCCGATGCGGTGACGGTGGCGACGGCGATCGCCAAGGACAGGGCGACGGCCGAAAAGGAGTACGGCGTCCCAGCAGGTGTCGGACCCGTCATCTCTGTTAAGTTTACTGGCGTCGTCGGTGAGGGAAAGTCAGGCATCTACAAGCTCGCTGTCGACGGTTTGCCGGATACGTTGACGGTCCGCGTGCAGACCGGGCCGGCGATCAACGGAACCGAGCTTCGCGACGCCACGGGCAAGATCACCTTCGGCCAGTTCACCAACCAGATCGAATATCAGGACGCCGGCTCGGCGCTGAACAATGAGATGAAGAAAGAGGTGCTGGCGAAAGTCGATACGAGCACCTTGACCGGCAAGACCATAGCGGTGGTCGGCGCTTTCAAGCTGGTCAACCCGAAGAGCTGGCTGGTCACTCCGGTGAGGCTGGACGTCAAATGA